One region of Sulfuricurvum sp. genomic DNA includes:
- a CDS encoding Crp/Fnr family transcriptional regulator gives MTSMIEDLNFFKECDPLKLSLLSSTAKFKSYNASDILMYEEDDVNRVYFLVEGEVKLYKVDRFDNEVFLYTLSDQTLLTDIGSLECNTISCFSNIEFLVPSRVVSFDLKMFKEVVKTDFSLLINLVNLLADQKQRVDCMVSMGMVYDVTAKVAKMLYDQLDLYNRLKKQEISYRLNIQPATLSRVLAKFIRKGLIMEEDHKTVVLQREELTRYFNEGL, from the coding sequence ATGACATCTATGATTGAGGATCTTAATTTTTTTAAAGAGTGCGATCCTTTAAAACTATCCTTACTGTCTTCAACAGCCAAATTCAAATCGTATAATGCTTCCGATATTTTGATGTATGAGGAAGATGATGTTAATCGCGTCTATTTTCTCGTCGAAGGGGAAGTAAAACTCTATAAAGTGGATCGCTTTGATAACGAAGTTTTTTTATACACCCTCTCGGATCAAACTCTTCTGACGGATATCGGTTCACTCGAATGCAATACAATCAGTTGTTTCAGTAATATAGAATTTTTAGTTCCGAGCCGTGTGGTATCATTCGATTTGAAAATGTTTAAAGAGGTCGTTAAAACCGATTTTTCCCTTTTAATCAATTTGGTTAATCTACTCGCCGATCAAAAACAACGAGTAGACTGTATGGTAAGTATGGGAATGGTGTATGACGTCACCGCCAAAGTTGCCAAAATGCTTTATGACCAGCTGGATTTGTATAATCGGCTCAAAAAACAAGAGATCTCGTATCGGCTCAATATACAGCCGGCTACTCTCTCACGTGTATTAGCTAAATTTATCCGAAAAGGATTGATTATGGAAGAAGATCATAAAACAGTCGTGTTGCAACGCGAAGAACTAACACGATATTTCAACGAGGGGTTATAA
- the moaA gene encoding GTP 3',8-cyclase MoaA: MLQDRFDRKVTYLRVSVTERCNFRCRYCMAEKPFSWVPKENLLSYEELFAFIKIGIDNGIRKIRLTGGEPTTRENLDELIAMIHTYAPDVDIGLTTNGFLLPAQAKKLKSAGLRRVNISLDSLDAETLNYIAQKDVLEQVLTGVRAAVDAGLSVKINSVILRGINDHEIVPLFEYAREIGAQIRYIEYMENSHASNALQGLRSDEIIDILGKSYPFIPIEKEASGPANLYETPDGYRFGTIEPHRHDFCASCDRLRLTAEGDLIGCLYFEGAKSIKEAIREGNIKKATEILEEVVFNKPEKNLWGIENVEVSSRAFYRTGG, encoded by the coding sequence ATGTTGCAAGATCGTTTTGACCGCAAGGTCACCTATTTACGTGTATCGGTTACGGAGAGATGTAATTTTCGCTGCCGCTATTGTATGGCTGAAAAACCCTTTAGCTGGGTACCTAAAGAAAATCTATTGAGTTATGAAGAGCTGTTTGCATTTATCAAAATCGGTATTGACAACGGTATACGTAAAATTCGTCTTACCGGTGGCGAACCGACGACTCGCGAGAACCTCGATGAACTGATCGCAATGATCCATACGTATGCGCCCGATGTAGATATTGGACTGACCACTAACGGTTTTTTATTGCCCGCACAGGCAAAAAAACTGAAAAGCGCTGGACTGCGACGTGTTAACATTTCTCTTGATTCTCTAGATGCTGAAACACTTAATTATATCGCACAAAAAGATGTTTTAGAACAAGTTCTTACAGGAGTCCGTGCAGCAGTCGATGCAGGGCTATCCGTTAAAATCAACAGCGTCATTTTACGTGGAATCAATGATCATGAAATTGTGCCGCTTTTTGAATACGCTCGCGAGATTGGTGCACAAATCCGCTATATAGAATATATGGAAAACTCTCATGCGAGCAACGCACTTCAGGGGCTTCGAAGTGATGAAATTATAGATATATTAGGAAAATCATATCCATTTATTCCGATTGAGAAAGAAGCAAGCGGTCCGGCGAATCTCTATGAAACACCCGATGGGTACCGATTTGGAACTATCGAACCGCATCGTCACGATTTTTGCGCTTCATGTGACCGACTGCGGCTTACAGCAGAGGGTGATTTAATAGGATGTTTGTATTTTGAAGGGGCCAAAAGTATCAAAGAGGCGATACGAGAAGGAAATATCAAAAAAGCGACCGAAATTTTAGAGGAAGTCGTATTTAACAAACCCGAAAAAAATCTTTGGGGCATTGAAAATGTTGAAGTGTCCTCCCGTGCTTTTTATCGTACCGGAGGATGA
- the cobA gene encoding uroporphyrinogen-III C-methyltransferase, with amino-acid sequence MYGKVYLTGAGPGDPDLLTVKALRLIRQADVIVYDRLINGEILREAKKEAILVYVGKENNHHTLPQEEINALLVAYAHTHETIVRLKGGDPLVFGRGGEEALYLSKNGITFEFVPGISSAIAVPAYAGIPLTHRGINTSFRVITGHQASTGENFNAGVLRKNETLVILMGLHRLEKIIRSLLNSGLPSSTPCAIIENGTMNFQKQVFGTLNTIIEVSRDIHSPAIIVVGETVSLHNRLNWFHYDAKFSQQYLSR; translated from the coding sequence ATGTACGGGAAAGTCTATCTGACAGGAGCAGGTCCGGGTGATCCGGATCTTTTAACGGTTAAAGCTTTACGGCTGATTCGCCAAGCGGATGTTATTGTGTATGATCGGCTTATCAATGGTGAGATATTGCGTGAAGCTAAAAAAGAGGCAATTCTTGTCTATGTCGGAAAAGAAAATAACCATCATACACTTCCTCAAGAGGAAATCAATGCCCTTTTAGTGGCATACGCTCATACACATGAAACAATAGTCCGCCTAAAAGGAGGTGATCCGCTGGTATTTGGTCGAGGAGGAGAAGAAGCACTGTATCTCTCAAAAAATGGAATCACTTTTGAATTTGTCCCCGGAATCAGTTCTGCAATCGCCGTGCCCGCTTATGCAGGGATTCCGCTAACACATAGGGGAATCAATACCTCCTTTCGCGTTATTACGGGGCACCAAGCGTCCACAGGCGAAAATTTTAATGCAGGAGTATTGCGGAAAAACGAAACTCTCGTTATTTTGATGGGATTGCATAGATTGGAAAAAATCATCAGATCTTTGCTCAATAGCGGTTTGCCTTCTTCAACTCCTTGTGCCATTATTGAAAACGGGACGATGAATTTCCAGAAACAGGTGTTTGGTACTCTAAATACCATCATTGAAGTATCACGAGATATCCATTCACCCGCAATTATTGTTGTGGGTGAAACTGTCTCTTTGCATAACAGACTGAATTGGTTTCATTACGATGCAAAATTCTCTCAGCAGTATCTGTCTAGATAA
- a CDS encoding metal-sulfur cluster assembly factor codes for MEPVTKSEVYEAISTVIDPEVGFNLVELGLIYDAQIDENNHVKVIMTLSTQGCPLHQMMMEWVREAVERLEAVKGCIVEVVWEPEWNITMASDHVQQALTAGAGMW; via the coding sequence ATGGAACCTGTTACAAAATCCGAAGTCTATGAAGCTATCAGTACCGTGATCGATCCCGAAGTCGGGTTCAACCTTGTCGAGCTTGGACTTATATACGATGCTCAAATCGATGAGAACAATCATGTCAAGGTTATTATGACATTATCGACCCAAGGGTGCCCGCTTCATCAGATGATGATGGAATGGGTGAGAGAAGCCGTTGAGCGACTCGAAGCAGTTAAGGGATGTATTGTTGAAGTGGTGTGGGAACCGGAATGGAATATTACGATGGCAAGCGATCATGTCCAACAAGCTCTCACCGCCGGAGCAGGGATGTGGTAA